The following are from one region of the Rosistilla carotiformis genome:
- a CDS encoding right-handed parallel beta-helix repeat-containing protein produces the protein MLSLVVLASLTAGTSAVDLYVASDRPAAGNGSQSKPFQNVIQARDAIRAARKSGQLKPDQAVTVHIGPGTYRVETSMEFKAEDSGSAEAPIVYRAAKSGTATISGGIALAPTDFSAVTDPAIRDRLDASVRDQVRVADLTAMFPKGIPAWNKSFRGSPAGPWLYVDAEPMTLARWPNLDAENEGWAEFSKAVDSGLAKPDASDPELRKAHPGSFEFDDPRPARWNLDEGVWLLGFWTHDWSDEVIRIGDYDAAKKVIQLAAPHNYGIMAGTWGGAKRRFFAFNVLEELDAPGEWYLDRPNRRLYYLPQETAQPESIVLATLNQPLVRCDNVEHIQFAGLRFEYGLADGLTLKNTKHVELAGCTIANMSRGGLSVNGIENTIRSCDLYNLGTVGMSVRGGDRKSLTPGNNRLVNNHIHDYGKFQRSYAAGINVQGCGQIVENNLIHDAPHNAILYGGNEHRFERNEIYRVVMETGDSGAFYTGRDWTSQGNVLRHNYIHDLGGGDAKHVNTMGVYLDDCDSGDTIEGNVFVRAGRAIMIGGGRDNRVLNNVVIDCPIGLHFDARGMTWKQWNNPKYAGWNLEQRAEAMDYKNPPWSERYPDLAKIMDDSPQEPLNNVIQRNVFVDCAKQVGSLSKEVMQLLDKVDIADNVAVNSTGAEKGIATTKELKGFTNITGTTEQPATVAIASSGGSGMALQVDARVAKSVPSFEVIPFDKIGLFQDNYRKTLPVQNQSNSNEL, from the coding sequence TTGCTTAGTCTCGTCGTGTTGGCGAGCCTGACGGCGGGCACCTCCGCAGTCGACCTGTATGTGGCATCGGATCGGCCCGCGGCGGGTAATGGAAGTCAAAGCAAGCCGTTTCAAAACGTCATACAGGCCCGCGATGCAATCCGGGCTGCGCGGAAATCGGGTCAGCTGAAGCCGGACCAAGCGGTCACCGTCCATATCGGCCCAGGGACGTATCGCGTCGAGACGTCGATGGAATTTAAGGCGGAGGATAGCGGCAGCGCCGAGGCGCCGATCGTCTACCGTGCTGCGAAGTCAGGAACCGCGACGATCAGTGGAGGCATTGCGCTTGCGCCGACCGATTTCTCTGCGGTCACCGATCCCGCAATCCGTGATCGTCTGGATGCGAGCGTTCGCGATCAAGTGCGCGTGGCAGATCTAACGGCGATGTTTCCCAAGGGGATTCCGGCGTGGAACAAATCATTTCGCGGGTCGCCTGCGGGCCCGTGGTTGTATGTTGATGCAGAACCGATGACGTTGGCGCGGTGGCCGAACTTGGATGCCGAGAACGAAGGCTGGGCGGAATTTTCCAAAGCCGTCGATTCCGGGTTGGCTAAGCCCGATGCGAGTGATCCGGAACTTCGAAAGGCACATCCCGGATCGTTCGAATTCGACGACCCTCGCCCGGCCCGATGGAACTTGGATGAAGGGGTTTGGTTGTTGGGATTTTGGACGCACGATTGGTCGGATGAAGTGATCCGCATCGGCGACTACGACGCGGCCAAGAAGGTGATTCAGTTGGCGGCGCCGCACAACTACGGAATCATGGCGGGAACTTGGGGCGGGGCGAAGCGTCGTTTCTTCGCGTTCAACGTTCTGGAGGAATTGGACGCGCCAGGCGAATGGTATCTCGATCGCCCGAATCGTCGACTTTATTACCTTCCTCAGGAAACCGCTCAGCCGGAATCGATCGTACTGGCGACGCTGAACCAACCGTTGGTTCGCTGTGACAACGTCGAACACATTCAATTCGCGGGGCTGCGGTTTGAATACGGTCTTGCCGACGGTCTCACGTTGAAGAATACAAAGCACGTGGAATTGGCGGGCTGTACGATCGCGAACATGTCCCGTGGCGGGCTTTCGGTCAACGGGATCGAAAACACGATCCGGTCTTGCGATCTGTACAACTTGGGAACCGTAGGGATGTCGGTGCGTGGTGGCGATCGCAAATCGTTGACGCCAGGGAATAATCGCTTGGTCAACAACCACATTCACGATTACGGCAAATTCCAACGCAGCTACGCCGCGGGAATCAACGTGCAAGGGTGTGGCCAGATTGTCGAGAACAATTTGATTCACGATGCGCCCCATAACGCGATCTTGTACGGTGGCAATGAACATCGCTTTGAACGCAATGAAATCTATCGCGTGGTCATGGAGACCGGCGATTCGGGAGCGTTTTATACGGGGCGCGATTGGACCAGCCAGGGCAACGTCTTGCGCCACAATTACATCCACGATTTGGGCGGCGGCGATGCGAAGCATGTCAACACGATGGGGGTCTATCTGGATGATTGCGATTCGGGGGACACGATCGAAGGCAATGTTTTTGTGCGGGCTGGCCGGGCGATCATGATCGGCGGCGGACGCGACAACCGCGTCCTCAATAACGTGGTGATCGATTGCCCGATCGGATTGCACTTTGATGCTCGGGGGATGACTTGGAAGCAATGGAACAATCCCAAGTATGCGGGTTGGAATCTGGAACAACGCGCCGAAGCGATGGACTACAAAAATCCTCCGTGGAGCGAACGCTACCCCGATCTGGCAAAGATCATGGACGATTCACCTCAAGAGCCGCTCAATAACGTGATCCAACGCAACGTCTTCGTCGACTGTGCCAAGCAAGTCGGTAGCTTAAGCAAAGAAGTGATGCAGTTGCTGGACAAGGTGGACATCGCCGACAACGTGGCGGTCAACAGCACCGGTGCCGAGAAAGGTATCGCCACGACCAAAGAGCTGAAGGGGTTCACGAACATCACCGGGACGACCGAGCAGCCTGCGACCGTCGCGATCGCCAGTTCTGGCGGCAGCGGCATGGCGTTGCAGGTTGACGCTCGTGTGGCCAAGAGCGTTCCCTCATTTGAAGTGATTCCGTTTGACAAAATCGGACTCTTTCAAGACAACTATCGCAAGACATTGCCCGTCCAGAATCAATCCAATTCGAATGAACTATAA
- a CDS encoding serine/threonine protein kinase, with the protein MATVSESIHIAQTLDGPVELVANPKPAVRAAPHLVTGSAMGLSAETEALLADRLRAAALIMFVALGAFLVRRLFELSSIDTTLEWVALGMHAIVTAICGTIGLRLCMHCSKVKAHVRLTELLLFGSTAAYFLVLGYSFLLHGARHGFIAPISPMWIILIFTYALLIPNTWQRAAIVNSTFALMGFGTWFYVYQTCPFFQALTAGNPEIRPGTLEVALILSIAALAATWGVYTIGRLRRQAFEARQLGQYRLKRLLGAGGMGEVYLAEHMLLKRPCAIKLIRPEKAGDQLAIDRFEREVQLTARLTHWNTVEIFDYGHAADGTFYYVMEYLPGLTMDQVVKMHGPMPASRTTYLLSQVCDALVEAHGESLVHRDVKPANIFVAHRGGVSDVAKLLDFGLVKPMTQNDDLDLTRDGTVTGSPLYLSPEQALGDTPDHRSDIYSLGAVAYYLLTGQPPFQGSTPMKILLAQANEKPIPPSEIADDVPADLEEIILRCLQKDRNDRFDNVQELGDALRQCSVGDLWDRQQARSWWKSNGCPDKKKLDDDVLNLVCV; encoded by the coding sequence ATGGCTACCGTATCAGAATCGATCCATATCGCTCAAACACTCGATGGCCCTGTCGAATTGGTTGCGAACCCCAAGCCTGCGGTTCGTGCGGCACCGCATTTGGTAACCGGCAGTGCGATGGGTTTGAGCGCCGAAACCGAAGCGCTTCTGGCCGATCGTTTACGCGCCGCGGCGTTGATCATGTTTGTCGCGCTCGGCGCGTTCCTGGTCCGCCGACTCTTTGAACTTTCATCGATCGATACGACGCTGGAATGGGTGGCGCTAGGGATGCATGCGATCGTCACGGCCATCTGCGGCACGATCGGCCTGAGGTTGTGCATGCATTGCTCCAAAGTCAAGGCGCACGTTCGGCTGACGGAACTGCTGCTGTTTGGATCGACCGCCGCCTATTTCTTGGTGCTGGGGTATTCGTTCCTGTTGCACGGGGCACGGCACGGATTCATCGCCCCCATTTCACCGATGTGGATCATCCTGATCTTCACCTATGCATTGCTGATTCCCAACACATGGCAGCGGGCAGCGATCGTCAACAGCACCTTCGCGTTGATGGGCTTTGGAACGTGGTTTTACGTTTATCAAACCTGCCCGTTCTTCCAAGCCCTGACAGCCGGCAACCCTGAGATTCGTCCTGGAACATTGGAGGTCGCTTTGATTTTGAGCATCGCGGCCCTTGCGGCGACCTGGGGCGTCTACACGATCGGCCGCTTGCGGCGTCAAGCCTTCGAAGCCCGGCAACTGGGACAGTACCGATTGAAGCGTCTGTTAGGTGCAGGAGGCATGGGAGAGGTTTATTTGGCGGAGCACATGCTGCTGAAACGGCCCTGCGCGATCAAGCTGATCCGCCCCGAAAAAGCGGGCGATCAGTTGGCGATCGATCGTTTTGAACGCGAAGTGCAATTGACCGCGCGGCTGACCCACTGGAATACCGTCGAAATTTTTGACTACGGACACGCCGCCGATGGAACCTTCTATTACGTGATGGAGTATCTTCCCGGACTGACGATGGACCAAGTGGTCAAGATGCACGGCCCCATGCCCGCGTCGCGGACGACGTATCTGTTGAGTCAGGTTTGCGATGCGTTGGTCGAGGCCCACGGGGAATCGTTGGTGCATCGCGACGTCAAACCGGCGAACATCTTCGTCGCCCATCGCGGCGGCGTTTCGGACGTTGCCAAACTGTTGGACTTTGGTTTGGTCAAACCGATGACGCAAAACGACGACCTGGACCTCACCCGCGACGGAACCGTGACCGGTTCGCCACTGTATCTGTCTCCCGAACAGGCCCTTGGCGACACGCCGGACCATCGTTCCGATATCTATTCACTCGGTGCGGTGGCCTATTATTTATTGACCGGCCAACCGCCGTTCCAGGGCAGCACCCCGATGAAGATCCTGCTAGCTCAAGCCAACGAGAAACCGATTCCCCCGTCCGAAATCGCCGACGACGTACCCGCCGACCTCGAAGAAATCATCTTGCGATGCCTGCAGAAGGATCGCAACGATCGCTTCGACAACGTCCAGGAATTGGGCGACGCGTTACGCCAATGCAGCGTCGGAGATCTCTGGGACCGTCAGCAGGCCCGAAGTTGGTGGAAATCCAACGGCTGCCCCGACAAGAAAAAACTGGACGACGATGTTTTGAATCTGGTTTGTGTCTGA